TCCCAACTGGGGTCAGTCAAGACAGGGCAGCTTGTGACCAGGTAGAACTTGTGCAAAGGGGAAACGAGTCAGGGCTGCtgtctggaaataaaaattattctaattCTTGGTCCTAGACTTTCAGAATTATCTTCTTGCTGCTTGGACATGGCCAGTAAATCTGAGTCCTGAGCTAAATAAACTAAATTCTTTAGTTTATTTATTAATGATCATAAAagcatagagtcacagaatggtttgggttggaagcaaccttaaagattatctagttccagccccctgccatgggcagggacaccttcccctagaccagttgcccaaaaccccatccaacctggaaGTATAtgattatatatgtatataacaTATAATGATATAGAACTAAatatttttcccccatttttatCTCTCTAGCTATCTTTCATAAAGACTTCAGGAGTCCTTTTATGGTACATGCGATGTTCCTTGCCATGCTGTAATTAATGTCACATTATACAATTCCTGTGTATTATGCATTTGGCTGGTTTGTTTCTTAGTTGTGTGGATAAACTGGGAACACACGGAAAGACATAAGGGTACCATCTATCCTCAGTCACTACTATGATATATTAGCCTTCACTTCTTAGTTTAAATACTCATCATGTCATtccatggatttttttaatgatgcttCTACCTTTTACTACCATTAGTGGTAGAAACCAGATTTGTAGGAATctgaaaaaaggcatttaaaagacatttttttcacactttttACATAGTATGCCATAAGATGCTGCGTGCCTGGGGCCTTCCCCTATTAACTTCGCATAAAGCTGAGCaatcttctttttaaacagataaGATAAATCTTTGTCATAGCATAAGCTAAAGGTCATAGGCCAGTGCCAGTAGAATGTATACACTTAGCCCATTGCCCTTACTCTGTGAACAAAGATGTCAATAACATCAGTTTCATTGCTCTTCCCTCCAACAAATGTATCCTATATGAGGACTGCATTAATTTGAAAATCACATGGGGAATCGCTCATTCCTGGTTCCTGTGGCATTACCTGTCAAAACCAAAGTTCTTAGTTCAACCAGTGCATTTGCCCCTTTATACGGCTTTAGTCACAGCCCTAATGATTAATATGCAAgtatgtatttttccatttgattACACTAGATGTGTGTATGCAAGTTTGTAATAGATTCAGAAATTCATTTTAAGACTCAAGTTTGGTCTTAGtaagctttttttaattattattcataTTGGAAAGTAGGAAATGCTGAGGGTGATATTTCTTccttgagcagtaactaaacattttttaaagtaagaatttttccccctttaaatgaaagaaatgttttaagaaAATCTGTAATATTTCAGTACTTCCTTCTGTGCACTTTAAtgatgatttttgttttaactgtCTGCAGAATTTCCAATGTGCTGCTCTGCAATGTGACGGACCGGGTGTCCTTTTGGTTCGTGGTCACAGATTCTTCAAAAAATGTGACAACTGTTCCTGGAAGTGAGGTAGAAGCAGCCATCAGGTACAGCCACTGCCTCTGCaaccttttcttccttgctgaCTGAGGATGCTTTCTCTTTCTGGACTTGTGTGAATGAGCACTCTGACTCTTTAAGGATGAACCAGACCAAGTAGTTAAAACACCAAGGGGTCACTACTCTTTCATGCATGTGAGATTAGAGGATTTTTAACAGTCCCACAGAAGGCAAAGCATGTCGGCATTGAGATTATAACTTGGAAGGAGTCTCCCTTATTGCTGGAGCCCCAGAAGAAATCTGGTCCTTTCCTAGAGCTCTACCTGTAATTTGCTGACCAGTGTACTGCACATATGCTGCTCTCATCCAGCTGCTGTATTTCCCAGTGAGAGAGCCTTCTCTCTCAGATGGGAGAATTGCACACTTTCTGGGTGTAATttgtatcatagaatcgtagaaacatttaggttggaaaagacctgtaagatcatcaagtccaaccataaaTTGTTAACACTTGACAgtattgtagtgacaggacaaggggtaatgggttaaaacttaaacaggggaagtttagattggatataaggaggaaattctttcctgttagggtggtgagacactggaatcagttgcccagggaggttgtgagtgctccatccctggcggtgttcaaggccaggttggatgtagccttgtgtgggatggtttagtgtgaggtgtccctgtccatggcaggggggttggaactagatgatcttgaggtcctttccaaccctaactattctatgattctatgattctattaactGTCAAGTCCATCGCTAAACCAAGTCCCTAAATGTCACTTCAATGCCTTTTCAATATCTCCAGAAATGGTGACTTGACCACTTccctggcagcctgttccagtgcttgacaacctttTTGGTGAAGATGTTTTTCCTAATGTacaatctaaatctcctctggTGTAACTTGAGTCTGTTTCCTCTCaccctattgcttgttactttgaagaagagactgacaccTACCTTTTGCTATACTagtttcaggtagttgtagagagcagtaaggtctcccctgagcctcattttcttcagactaaataaccccagttccctcagatGCTTCTCACAGGACTTGCTCTCTGGACCCTTCGCCACCTtccttgcccttctctggacccgtTCCAGTACCTCAGTGTCTTTCTcgtagtgaggggcccaaaactgaatACAGTATTCGAGGTCATTTAACTTTCATTGCATGACACATGCACATCTATGCCTAGACTAATGGCGACAGCCTCCCTTTTGGTACTTCTCAAGTGCAATTCATCTGACTTAATTTAGAAGTCAGCTTTCACAATACAAGAGCTCCTGTGAATTCTTcatgagcagagctggctgtgtCCCAAGTTGGCTTAAGCAATCTTATGCTCACATTCTTTTCATATCAGCTCTTTCTAGAATGCCAGTCGATAACGTTGTTGAGCGTTTTTTGTACAAAGTACCATGCAGTACAAAGCAGTTTGCTTTCTACTAAATATCACATTCTGTAGTCAATAAAGCAGGAGTGTggagctgaagaaggaaaaaaaaaaaaaagggtaatcTGACTTCAGTGGTCCATCAAAGCTGCATAAGGGGTTTATAGGGATGACTCCCACAAGCAGCATAACTCGTACATTTCTGAAGCATGGAGTGGAAAACAGACCtctttgttttcagtcattCTGTACTTTGTCTTGAAAATTCATGCTATCTCTATGGAGGTGTAATGCCTAATTCCTGATGAATGAGTGTGCGTTCTTTTGGAAAGATTAACTTAAGCTCATGAGCAGATTAAACTGTTTCCTACAGAGACACCAAACAATAGCTTCATAGCATTAGTGAAAGAAGCCGATTATTTATTCACTGAAGCTCTCTGTAAGAGTGATGGAATGCAGgagttttgcatttctgttatTCTTTGCTACCTTCAGTAGCATAAGCTGATTTATTTAAATCTTTTATGTGCCCTGTTTGCCACAGAAATTGGATGCTGTTATagtatgtttggtttttaactgTTGTCTGTCACCTGATAAAGAATATGCTATTTATAGGAACTTTTATAActtagaaatgagaaataaaataatctatAAAACTACAATACTTTTTATTCAATTGCTTCTGGTTGTAGGCTTCCACACTAAACCATTATTCTGATTCTTAATGTTACAGTAGCACATAAGAACACTACTCATGGACCAAAATTTTATTGTATCATATTCTTTGCAAAGTAAGAATAAAGAGGAAAGTAAACCTTTTCAGAGCTCTGTATGAGACTCAAGATCTTGCATAAATATACACAAGGTATACTTATGCATATACAAACATGAAATGCACCTGTAGTTGCCTGCATGTGTTTCAGCACATAATTCTGTAACTCCAGCTGTTAGGTGAACAATGCTTATTGCAGCTGTTCACAATGATTCTTTCATATCAGTaaggataaaaatattttctaaatcaaAGACTGTATAATGAGTCTTGTAATATCCCATGGCTTTCAGTCTTCCCCAGGAATGCTAGCTTTTCATTAAGGCTAAGAACTTCCTGTTTAAGGGAAAGGCAAACATTATAATTtccaagaaaaagaatttgcaaaatcTTACCtgtatttcctatttatttGTTCTTAGGAAATACTTGTGTTATGGTAATTAAATGGAATTGTATACAAGCAAGCTGCTTGTAAATCATACaactgcaaacaaaaagaaTCTCTCAAGACAAATATATGTAATAAATTTTCTCAAAAATTTTTAACATTCTGAAAGAGCTAATGAAAGATACTGCTAAAGCCTCTTAAGGCTGCTTAGATTAAGATCCAAAAATGCCGGAAAATGCTTAGAAGTAGTGACTGTGAGTGAAAGTGTGTGTTAAAGGGTAGCAATTGGAAAAAATGTGCGAAGTATAAATCCCTTTACATGCACCCTGCAGGGAGGAAGGGTGAGTAGGCTGTACGGGTGGATTCTTCTGGACCAAATTGTATCTTGTGCCTCATGGACCTAAGAAAATctacagcagcaagagcagatgTACCGGCCCATCACATGCAGGGTGTTTCAGTTTGAGGAACCAAGGGGCACTGAAAAGTGAATCCACTTCTGTGCTAATCTTGAATGCTGCATGAACAAGATAACAGAGCCGCTGTTACAGATTACAACCTGCTAAGTCTTCAGTGTATGGTCCAAACtagaaacaaataataatacTGCAGGTCTCATCTATATTTCCCAGTTTTTCACATGAACACATACAAAACTCAAGTGTTCAAAACTTTGTGTGTGGATGCCTGTGGATTACTGACAAGGTCTATGTTAAAATGAAGATCTGTGTAATCTTGCCAATATCATACTGGATCAAATTCAGCCCTCCCAGACTTGCAGCACCtatatgattttcttttccttccttttatctttttaacTTGTAAAATGCCATTATAAAAAATTGTGATGTTCTTTGTGTTTTTATGAAGGATGAACCGGAACAGAATCAACAGTGCCTTCCTATTGAGCGACAAAACACTGCAGTTTGTGAAGATAACCTCAACCTTATCACCTCCTGTGGAACCCTCCACACCTGTCTGGCTTATTGTATTTGGTGTTGTTCTTTGTCTTATTTTGGCTGGAATTGTTTTCCTCGTTGTTGCAGGGATTCATCAACACAAGAAGTAAGCAGTTtagcttttcttctgtcttaACTGAATACTGCAAGTTAAGCCAtctgggctggttttgtttttcagatcaGCCTCAGAGAAATTGTAGCTGTGCCCCCCTCTCCCTCACTAAGTAAAGATAATCCATCTGTCTTTTTCTGAGAAAAGGAAGTATAGATGTGAAGTGTAACTGTGAAGTATAGTAATGTTGAGTTGTACTCAGGAAATAGGGAGTATAAGAATATGATTCTGGAGAATACTTAACTAGACATGATAGCTTTACAAGACATTTGCTGTCATTGTTCTCAAGGTTTAGTGTGCCACAGGTGAGCCTCCTCACACAGACTACCCAAATTGCTACCAAGAGGGAGAAACCTAGCAGTGATTGTGCACCTGCTGGCAGGGCTAAAAAAATTGCTGCTGCAGTTTGAGAAGACTCAGTAGAGGACACAATAATGATTACTGTATGGCTGAAGAGGGTCTGCTCAATAGAAGGGTCATGGTCTCACCTTATTGAGTGCAAAGAACCCAGCCCTTCACAGATTCATGACCAGATCTCCCCATGAGCTTAAGTGTTTGCTGTTTGGCAGTAGGGTAGGAGTGAGATACACTCTTCGTTTCTGCCCTTTTTCTCTTGGTTTCTGTGGTGGCAGTGgtgaaaaagagaaggctgctcaTGCTGTCCTAGTGTGAGCATGTTGGAGCAAGACAGAGAGCAGGTGGAATTTTGGTTCTGCCCTTTCTGTTGGCTTAGAAGTGGGCATAAGGAATAGAAATTTCTCAGGTCATCTGAGATTCTGCTGTAGAAGTTCAGCTTCTGCCATGCTTTAGGCTGCCACAAAGGTTATGCTAAGAGAAAATTATGACTTCAGCAGCAGAGTTATATAGGAACAgcagaagaactgaaaaaaggTAAATCTCTGCTGACAACTAGATAATGTTAAAATTATCGACTATATGATGAGCTGCATCCCCAAATACAACAGAACAAAGGATTCTTGTAAGAAGATATGAAGAGTGGTGTCTTGTAGAGACACTTCCTTTCTGCCTCTTTATCACCTTGAAGAACATTATTTTAACTGCAGAAGAACACCACTTATTGTGAAGGATAAGTGCTTCTCATAAAGAACCTGTAGTAGTGTAGTCAGAATCCCTTTAGTTATATTTTGCATTCAGAAGTATTGTATGATTTGCAAGccctctgtttttaaaaagcagaatttgacAAGCAATAGATGAGAGATGTTATTGGGGGAAGAGTCTGGGCAGATACTTGGGATGTGTGATTAGCTTAGGCCTTGTCACAACCTTCCATGTGGTATGGGCTGAGTTATTTTATCCCTGAACCTAGGCAACTTCTTCTGTAAACTGGAGAATGATGTTGCTATCTGAAGCCCATATGTGCCCTCTGTGTTAGTAAAATGGCTGTGTGTGTCTATGTAGTGCTTAGTTTAAAGGGGGTCTTTGAACATTTCAAATAAgtgtaatataaataaattatgctAAATagctatgatttttttcctagctaaaataataatttgtgtTTCATATCATGCTGAAAGACAGCATTTTCTCCTCtctattttcaaaataactcAGCTGAGCTTGAGCGGTTCCCCTCAATATGGTGTAAACTACATACTCATATCATCATACTACCACTAATATGACTTGCTGCCTGCCTGTCGTCAGTTGGCATCCTCTCTGTCTCATGCTCTTGTTGTCCTTTTACTTGTTATgcttcatttttcctgtttcccttCTTTGCCTTTACATAGAACTTTTTCTCAGAGCAGATACCACCATGATTGAACTCCAGCCCTCCTTTTACATCAATGGTATCTGCAGGCAGGGTcaagggagtgagagagagggTAAACCAAGCATATATTTCTTCCATCTACTGTTgcaaagactggaaaaataaCATGGATGTTCTAAGCTATTTGGCTGCTTGAAAGAAGAGCCAGacatcagagaagaaaaattagaaGTACTCGTCTCTTTTTCAGGCATCAAAGTATGTGACCAGGTTGTCAAAGATTTTAGCATGCCCAGTAATGAGTTTTACTGGAAATCTGTCCAGAGCTGACataacagcagctttgctgcctAGTAAGCCATGTTGGAAATCTGGCCCCAAGGACTGTGTTGACTTCTTCTAACTCATAAAATCATATCaaccatagaatggtctgggttggaagggacctaaagttcctctagttccaaccgccctgccatgggcaaggacaccttccactagaccaagttgctcaaagccctgtccaacctggccaggAATGGGGAAGCCACAACCTCTCTggaaaacctgttccagtgtctcaccaccctcagaaggaagaacttcttcctaatatctaatctaaacctaccctctttcaatttaaagccattacccacTGTTCTACCAcaacatgcccttgtaaaaagtaaaaatgtaataattaaaaaaaaaaaagaaaaatttggaATTCTTTATTTATAGGCCTTTAAAGTATCAGTTAAATACCTCTGTTAAAGGAAGCCCAGAAGTACATGCTTCAGGCCATTTGTACTCAGGGTGGCGGGGAAGCACATGACTGGCCTGTAATGGAGTTTCAGGAATGAGTTACACTCATGCCTTATTTCTTGAGTTGAAGGATTTTCTTAATTAGTCCTTCAGTGTGCATCACTGCCAACATATAAAATTCCAGCccacagctgcctgcagttGAAGAGCTCTATGTAATTGTAGCCTTTGACTTTACAGTGAGCTGCATCAGACATACTGTCTCCCAGCCTTATGTTTGTTCTCCTGTCATTGCAGCTATAGGACACCTCCCTGTCTGATAATAGATTTGGCACATATCCAGGGCAAGATCATCCTCTACTGGTTATGCTGAACTAGACTGAAGTCTATCCTTACTCCCCAAAATACCATCTGCAGCAAAGGCCATAAACATTTGCCTTGGGAAGAGTGAAAACAGAGTAAGCAcatgttttttccctctgttacTCTCCCAATATCTAATTTACAGCTGGGGGCCTTCCTGAGCTGTGTTGGGTTTTCATGTATTGGGTAACTCACAGTGTTTTCTCCTTATCTTGTTAGTCTCCCTTTGGACTCAGAAATTTTTGGCTTCTCTGGATTCCTATGGCAGTGAGTTCTACACATCTCTTCAtgtatgttgtggtttaaacccaaccacaaacctctttcgctcacttcccccacttcttgccctccccctgttCCTGgtgggacagagaggagaatcaaaaagaatgcaactcccacgggttgagataagaacagtttagtaactaaggtataacacaaatcactactgcaaccaccaataataataatgataaaggaaataacaagaggaaagaatacaacacctcaacaccacccgaccaataactcgccccactccccccggcagagcaccaactgatacctcctccaaccctgcagtcccagcccttccgggtaactctccgttacctcctgggtatgacgtgctgtggaatggaatacctctttgactagtttgggtcaggtgtcctgtctctgcttcctcctggcctcccctcctccctgtcagagcatgaggctcacaaagtccttggccagaataaacattacttaacaacaattaaaaacaatcggtgatatcagctctctgcccaggctggaagtcaaaacacagagcttgcaccagttactaagaaggagcaaaacggctcctggtaaacccaggacagtataatttcatagaatcacagaatcataaaatggtttgggttggaaagaacctgaagatcatctagttccagctcccctgccatgggcagggacacctcgcactaaaccatgtcgctcaaggctctgtccaacctggccttgaacactgccagggatggagcatttaccacttctttgggcaacctgttcaagtgcctcaccacccttacaataaagaacttcttcgttatatccaacctgaacttttcctaagtctgaacccattacctcttgtcttatcactacaatccctgatgaagagaatttctttcaaatctgCTTATTAGCATCTTCTTTTATGTTCTGCCCCCACAGTTTTTTGTATTAAAGAACACTTCTTTTATCAATGTAAGAGCAGGTACAGCAGTCAGAGGTCAGAGGTTTCCACTACTACTGCCCGTGTTTATTTTTAGCAAGTCTGTAATGCTAAGAATCTCCCAAAGGccaataaaattttattattgttaataTCGCTGTTATTAGCAGTTACACTGACTCAGGTTGTTATGATTGTCCTGAGTCAGATTGTTACAGTACATGTTGCAGGACAGAAAGAAGCAGTGGAGCTGACCTTTGAGTTTCTTATCCTCTGAAACCGCTGATGCTGCAGGCTGTAAAGTGTAGCAGGTTTTTAAACTATGAACTAGTAGATCTCAAGGTCAGAATAAATCTGGAACTAAAGGAACATCATGACATGTTGACTGATACTTCTGTATTACATCCTCCTGTGGTTGTATTTTTGGATAATTTTAATATGCTTTCGGTGAGAAATGGAGCCTGGAAAAGTGAAAGCTGTACAACTGTTTGTTCTAGAAAACAGAAGTATAAATACTGGGTGGGAAGGTGGCTGTTA
This Lathamus discolor isolate bLatDis1 chromosome 4, bLatDis1.hap1, whole genome shotgun sequence DNA region includes the following protein-coding sequences:
- the CLTRN gene encoding collectrin isoform X3, which gives rise to MRTVLPAGTALVESASWGVMGSVDELRAAEGPGKDAQNAFKVRLSIKTALGDNAYAWDANEEYLFKAMMAFAMRRYSSKSMTQISNVLLCNVTDRVSFWFVVTDSSKNVTTVPGSEVEAAIRMNRNRINSAFLLSDKTLQFVKITSTLSPPVEPSTPVWLIVFGVVLCLILAGIVFLVVAGIHQHKNYRTPPCLIIDLAHIQGKIILYWLC